The following coding sequences lie in one Flavobacterium sp. 20NA77.7 genomic window:
- the mfd gene encoding transcription-repair coupling factor gives MSKTTIINTYEQLPKIAQLAASLPNRGKFNATGLVGSSLSFVVHALFKKSELPFLVVCNDKEEAAYYLNDLEQLINDQDVLFYPGSYRRPYQIEETDNANVLLRAEVLNRINSRKKPAIIVSYAEAIFEKVVTRKELERNTLKVNINDKLSIDFINETLFEYSFKRVDFVTEPGEFSVRGGIIDVFSFSNDVPYRIEFFGDEVDSIRTFDVETQLSKEKVSKITIIPNVENKLLEEKRESFLDYINEKTVLILQNTGFIGQQLNRLFEKATETFSKLNTEINHATPEELFVNEAAFLKKALDFSVIELDKNPVFKTEKTITFHTLPQPSFNKQFDLLLHNLHNNEANGIKNYLFCSNANQANRFKEIFADIDEENHEQTTNKYQAVVFPLYQGFIDEELQIACYTDHQIFERYHKFSIKNGYSKKQTITLKELTSLAVGDYVTHIDHGIGKFGGLQKIQVEGKTQEAIKLVYADNDIVYVSIHSLHKISKYNGKDGAPPKIYKLGSNAWKALKQKTKARVKHIAFNLIQLYAKRRLERGYAFGPDTYMQKELESSFIYEDTPDQIKATADVKMDMENDRPMDRLVCGDVGFGKTEVAVRAAFKAVDNGKQVAILVPTTILAYQHYRTFSERLKNMPVTINYLNRFKTAKQKSETIKNLAEGKVDIIIGTHQLVNKDIKFKDLGLLIIDEEQKFGVNVKDKLKTIAPNVDTLTLTATPIPRTLQFSLMAARDLSVISTPPPNRYPVETHVIRFNEEAIRDAVSYEIERGGQVFFINNRIENIKEVAGMIQRLVPNAKIGIGHGQMEGKKLEELMLAFMEGEFDVLVATTIIESGLDVPNANTIFINNANNFGLSDLHQMRGRVGRSNKKAFCYFITPPYSAMTDEARKRIQALEQFSELGSGFNIAMKDLEIRGAGDLLGGEQSGFINEIGFDTYQKIMNEAIEELKENEFKELYPEEADVETKEFVKEIQIDTDFELLFPDEYINNISERLNLYNELSTIKTDVELQAYEQRLIDRFGALPKPALALLNSVRIKWKAAQLGIDKLIFKQGKMIGYFLGDQQSDFYQTQRFMTVLKFAQQNPMLCKIKEKETKNGLRLLISFDNVKSVNKALELITSVA, from the coding sequence TTGAGTAAAACAACTATAATAAACACCTATGAACAGTTGCCAAAAATAGCGCAACTAGCAGCATCATTACCTAACAGAGGAAAGTTTAACGCGACAGGTTTAGTGGGTTCGTCACTTTCTTTTGTAGTTCATGCCTTATTTAAAAAATCAGAACTTCCATTTTTAGTCGTGTGTAACGATAAAGAAGAAGCGGCCTATTATTTAAATGATTTAGAGCAATTAATTAATGATCAAGATGTATTGTTTTACCCAGGTTCATACAGAAGACCTTATCAAATAGAAGAAACAGACAATGCAAATGTATTGCTTCGTGCTGAGGTGCTAAATCGTATTAATTCTAGAAAAAAACCAGCCATTATTGTTTCGTATGCAGAAGCGATTTTTGAAAAAGTGGTGACTCGAAAAGAACTAGAAAGAAATACCTTAAAGGTTAATATAAACGATAAATTATCAATCGATTTTATTAATGAAACCTTATTTGAATATAGTTTTAAACGTGTTGACTTTGTTACTGAACCAGGTGAGTTTTCGGTTAGAGGTGGAATTATAGATGTTTTTTCCTTTTCAAATGATGTTCCGTACCGTATTGAGTTTTTTGGTGATGAGGTAGATAGTATTCGTACGTTTGATGTGGAAACCCAACTCTCCAAAGAAAAAGTCAGTAAAATAACCATTATTCCAAATGTGGAAAATAAACTGTTGGAAGAAAAAAGAGAAAGTTTTTTAGACTACATTAACGAAAAAACCGTTTTAATTTTACAAAATACAGGATTTATTGGCCAACAATTAAATCGATTATTTGAAAAAGCAACAGAAACATTTTCAAAATTAAATACTGAAATTAACCACGCTACTCCTGAAGAATTATTTGTAAATGAAGCCGCTTTTTTAAAAAAAGCATTAGATTTTTCAGTCATTGAATTGGATAAAAATCCTGTTTTTAAAACAGAGAAAACTATCACATTTCACACCTTACCACAGCCTTCATTTAATAAACAATTTGATTTATTGCTTCATAATTTGCATAATAACGAAGCAAATGGTATTAAAAATTATTTGTTTTGTTCCAATGCTAATCAAGCCAATCGATTTAAAGAAATTTTTGCAGATATTGATGAAGAAAATCATGAACAAACAACGAATAAATATCAAGCCGTTGTATTTCCATTGTATCAAGGTTTTATAGACGAAGAACTTCAAATAGCGTGTTACACAGACCATCAAATTTTTGAACGTTACCACAAATTTTCAATCAAAAATGGCTATTCAAAAAAACAAACCATAACACTTAAAGAATTAACTTCATTAGCCGTTGGAGATTATGTTACGCATATAGATCATGGCATTGGTAAATTTGGAGGATTACAAAAAATTCAAGTTGAAGGCAAAACCCAAGAAGCCATAAAATTAGTTTATGCAGATAACGATATAGTGTACGTAAGTATTCATTCATTGCATAAAATTTCAAAATATAATGGAAAAGACGGTGCGCCGCCTAAGATTTATAAATTAGGAAGTAATGCATGGAAAGCACTCAAACAAAAAACAAAAGCCCGAGTTAAACATATTGCGTTTAATTTGATTCAATTGTATGCAAAAAGACGTTTAGAAAGAGGATATGCTTTTGGACCCGATACGTACATGCAAAAAGAATTAGAAAGTTCGTTTATTTATGAAGACACACCAGATCAAATAAAAGCCACAGCAGATGTTAAAATGGACATGGAAAACGACAGACCTATGGACAGATTGGTTTGTGGCGATGTTGGTTTTGGAAAAACAGAAGTAGCCGTAAGAGCAGCTTTTAAAGCGGTTGACAATGGTAAGCAAGTAGCTATTTTAGTACCCACAACGATTTTGGCTTACCAGCATTATAGAACGTTTTCTGAACGCTTGAAGAACATGCCCGTAACGATTAATTATTTGAATCGTTTTAAAACCGCTAAACAAAAATCTGAAACGATCAAAAACTTGGCAGAAGGAAAAGTTGATATTATTATTGGTACGCATCAATTGGTAAATAAAGATATTAAGTTTAAAGACTTGGGATTACTTATTATAGATGAAGAACAAAAATTTGGCGTAAATGTAAAAGATAAATTGAAAACCATTGCACCGAATGTAGATACTTTAACATTAACGGCAACACCTATTCCTAGAACGTTGCAATTTTCATTAATGGCTGCTAGAGACTTATCGGTTATTTCTACACCACCACCAAATAGGTATCCTGTAGAGACTCACGTAATTAGATTTAATGAAGAAGCTATAAGAGATGCAGTGTCTTATGAAATTGAACGTGGCGGTCAAGTATTTTTCATCAATAATAGAATTGAAAACATAAAAGAGGTTGCCGGAATGATTCAGCGATTGGTACCAAATGCTAAAATAGGTATTGGTCACGGTCAAATGGAAGGTAAAAAACTAGAAGAATTAATGTTGGCGTTTATGGAAGGCGAGTTTGATGTATTAGTAGCTACAACAATTATTGAAAGCGGTTTAGATGTACCAAATGCGAATACTATTTTTATCAATAATGCCAATAATTTCGGATTGTCTGATTTACACCAAATGCGTGGTCGAGTAGGTAGAAGTAATAAAAAAGCCTTTTGTTATTTTATTACGCCTCCTTATTCGGCCATGACTGATGAAGCTCGAAAAAGAATTCAGGCATTAGAACAATTTAGCGAACTAGGAAGTGGCTTTAATATTGCTATGAAAGATTTAGAAATTCGAGGTGCAGGTGACTTATTAGGAGGCGAACAAAGTGGATTTATCAATGAAATCGGTTTTGATACGTATCAGAAAATCATGAACGAAGCCATTGAAGAACTAAAAGAAAATGAGTTTAAAGAGCTATATCCAGAAGAAGCGGATGTAGAAACTAAAGAATTTGTCAAAGAAATTCAAATTGATACTGATTTTGAATTGCTATTTCCAGATGAATACATCAATAACATTTCAGAGCGTTTAAATTTGTATAATGAATTAAGCACTATTAAAACCGACGTAGAATTACAGGCTTATGAACAGCGATTAATTGATCGTTTTGGAGCATTGCCAAAACCTGCTTTGGCGCTGTTAAATAGTGTCCGAATTAAATGGAAAGCAGCCCAATTAGGTATAGATAAGCTTATTTTTAAACAAGGAAAAATGATTGGCTATTTTTTAGGCGATCAACAAAGCGATTTTTATCAAACGCAACGTTTTATGACCGTACTAAAATTTGCACAGCAAAACCCAATGCTTTGCAAAATCAAAGAAAAAGAAACTAAAAATGGCCTGCGTTTACTCATCAGTTTTGATAATGTAAAATCAGTAAACAAAGCCTTAGAATTGATTACTAGTGTTGCGTAA
- the porW gene encoding type IX secretion system periplasmic lipoprotein PorW/SprE, which yields MKVIRLKYIYFAFAFFFLWACSTKKNNFATRNFQALNTEYNVLYNGGVALDKGMAEVNANYSDDFWEILPIERMQPQPEESKSDENTAKSKNPNFERAEDKATKAIQKRSMNIGGYERNPQIDEAYLMLGKARYYEYRYLPALEAFNYILYKYPTSNNVYQAKVWREKINIKMDNEVLAIKNLKKSLKDTRLNGKDLADIQAVLAEGYIKINALDSAVTCIKVAKKETKVNEEKARYAFILGQLYENLQYKDSAFAAFQEVIDLKRKAPKSYTIYAHIKQAGQFDVEKGDTLAFHKKFDKFIEDIENKPHLDVLYHQKGKFYEAKKNEKQAILFYNKSNKTQPKNTYLTASNYRNIATIYYSKQNFHSAKKYFDSTLVVLKPTHREYKPLNKKRNTLVDVVKYLDICNAADSIVQISKMSEAEKTKYFKTYITQLKTKDSLKAKAELDKQTAAKLALDTKQNDFTSIDDTKKQPMQAQPIAAVKGDVFQSTFYYYNAVTVAQGKIEFQKKWGTFDLVDNWKWAKKTTSSDTQDVSDVADTPDKSDEGKALDAKESNPQYTTAFYLEKLPKNQKVIDSLQIEANDARFKVGELFKESLKESALATSTFETLLRNNPQAKLILPTYYNLYQLYAGTNTEKATYYKEKIISEFPNSRYAAMLTHTNAKQTEVDADTEFNLLYKQVEEGQFREAYVAIQPLIKKYDGDELNAKFDMLNAKIEARLFGVEAYKKALQKVVKEYPKNEEAKRAATILASEIPQLEAFNFGKPSRTYNLVFVTSYPNEATHKQLLQKLSKFVNDSGNKELFVSNDIYDLDKNCIVIHGFITDDLAKASYAYLKLQKEYKIKDEAYVISNEDYKVIHVKKNLETLILKK from the coding sequence TTGAAAGTAATTCGTTTAAAATATATCTATTTTGCTTTTGCATTTTTTTTCTTGTGGGCTTGTTCTACCAAGAAGAACAACTTCGCTACCCGAAATTTCCAAGCACTAAATACTGAATATAATGTTTTGTATAATGGTGGTGTGGCCCTTGATAAAGGAATGGCGGAGGTCAACGCAAATTACAGTGATGATTTTTGGGAAATTCTTCCCATAGAACGCATGCAGCCACAACCTGAAGAGTCAAAATCAGACGAAAACACAGCAAAATCTAAAAATCCAAATTTTGAACGCGCTGAGGACAAAGCAACTAAAGCCATTCAAAAACGTTCCATGAATATTGGCGGGTATGAGCGAAATCCTCAAATTGATGAGGCTTACTTAATGCTAGGCAAAGCAAGATATTATGAATACAGATATTTGCCTGCTCTTGAAGCGTTTAATTATATTCTGTACAAATACCCAACAAGTAACAATGTGTATCAAGCTAAGGTTTGGCGTGAAAAAATAAACATTAAAATGGACAACGAGGTTTTAGCTATTAAAAACCTTAAAAAATCATTAAAAGACACCCGATTAAACGGGAAAGATTTAGCAGATATTCAAGCAGTTTTAGCAGAAGGCTATATCAAAATAAATGCGTTAGATTCTGCTGTTACGTGTATTAAAGTAGCTAAAAAAGAAACTAAAGTTAATGAAGAAAAAGCAAGATATGCCTTTATCTTAGGACAATTATATGAGAATTTACAATATAAAGATAGTGCTTTTGCTGCTTTTCAAGAAGTGATTGATTTAAAAAGAAAAGCACCAAAATCGTATACCATTTATGCACACATCAAACAAGCGGGTCAATTTGATGTTGAAAAAGGTGATACGTTAGCTTTTCATAAAAAATTTGATAAATTTATTGAAGACATAGAAAATAAACCTCATTTAGATGTATTATACCATCAAAAAGGGAAATTTTATGAGGCAAAGAAAAATGAAAAACAAGCCATTCTTTTTTACAATAAGTCTAATAAAACCCAGCCTAAAAACACCTATTTAACGGCTTCAAACTATAGAAATATTGCTACAATATATTACAGCAAGCAAAATTTTCATTCAGCCAAAAAATATTTCGATTCTACCTTAGTCGTTTTAAAACCCACACACAGAGAATACAAGCCCCTCAATAAAAAAAGAAATACCTTAGTTGATGTGGTTAAATACTTAGATATTTGTAATGCTGCTGATAGTATTGTTCAAATTTCTAAAATGTCTGAGGCAGAAAAAACAAAATATTTTAAAACGTATATAACCCAGTTAAAGACAAAAGATTCTTTAAAAGCAAAAGCTGAGTTGGATAAACAAACGGCAGCAAAATTGGCGTTGGATACGAAGCAAAACGATTTTACCTCTATTGATGACACAAAAAAACAGCCCATGCAAGCGCAACCTATTGCTGCGGTAAAAGGTGATGTGTTTCAAAGTACGTTTTATTATTACAATGCCGTTACAGTAGCACAGGGAAAAATTGAGTTTCAAAAAAAATGGGGGACGTTTGATTTGGTTGACAATTGGAAATGGGCAAAAAAAACAACAAGTTCAGACACACAAGATGTTTCTGACGTAGCAGATACACCAGATAAGAGTGATGAGGGTAAAGCATTGGATGCTAAAGAATCCAACCCACAATATACCACAGCATTTTATTTGGAAAAATTACCTAAAAATCAAAAAGTAATTGACAGTTTGCAAATTGAAGCCAATGATGCGCGTTTTAAAGTAGGCGAATTATTTAAAGAAAGCTTAAAAGAGTCGGCACTAGCTACATCAACATTTGAGACACTTTTGCGTAATAATCCGCAAGCGAAATTGATTTTGCCAACGTATTATAATTTATACCAGTTGTATGCAGGAACAAATACTGAAAAAGCAACGTATTACAAAGAAAAAATTATTTCAGAATTTCCAAATAGTAGGTATGCGGCTATGTTAACGCATACAAACGCCAAACAAACCGAAGTTGATGCCGACACCGAATTTAATTTGTTGTATAAACAAGTCGAAGAAGGGCAATTCAGGGAGGCTTATGTTGCTATTCAACCGTTGATTAAAAAATATGACGGCGATGAGCTAAATGCAAAATTTGATATGCTAAATGCAAAAATTGAAGCTCGATTATTTGGTGTGGAAGCCTATAAAAAAGCACTTCAAAAAGTGGTTAAAGAGTATCCTAAAAATGAAGAAGCAAAACGAGCAGCCACTATTTTAGCTTCTGAAATTCCACAGTTAGAAGCATTTAATTTTGGCAAACCCTCTCGTACTTATAATTTAGTGTTTGTTACGAGTTATCCAAACGAAGCAACACATAAACAGCTCTTACAAAAATTGAGTAAATTTGTAAATGACTCAGGTAACAAAGAGTTATTTGTGTCAAATGACATTTATGATTTAGATAAAAATTGCATTGTTATTCATGGTTTTATAACAGACGATTTAGCTAAAGCAAGTTATGCCTATTTAAAACTTCAAAAAGAATATAAAATTAAAGATGAAGCATATGTAATTTCAAATGAAGACTACAAAGTGATTCATGTAAAGAAAAATTTAGAGACTTTAATTTTAAAAAAATAA
- a CDS encoding bactofilin family protein produces MFDKNSKSDYALLGRTNRIVENTIMHGDITCAADFRLDGELTGNITCEGKIVLGPKSKVKGTITCKNIDVEGCFEGKLDVEELLAIRKTASIKGDVFASKLAVEPGAVFEASCEMRNL; encoded by the coding sequence ATGTTTGATAAGAATTCAAAGTCAGATTATGCCTTACTCGGACGAACAAATCGAATCGTAGAAAACACGATTATGCATGGGGATATTACCTGTGCGGCTGATTTTAGATTAGACGGAGAATTGACAGGAAATATCACGTGTGAAGGCAAAATAGTTTTAGGTCCAAAAAGTAAAGTAAAAGGTACAATTACTTGTAAAAATATTGATGTTGAAGGTTGTTTTGAAGGGAAGTTAGATGTTGAAGAGTTATTAGCTATTCGAAAGACAGCTTCTATAAAAGGAGATGTTTTTGCTAGCAAACTTGCCGTTGAGCCAGGTGCTGTTTTTGAAGCCAGCTGTGAAATGCGTAACTTGTGA
- a CDS encoding AtpZ/AtpI family protein, with protein MGVTIFLFKWLGSLLDEKFHVHFLMNISVVLGVFISLYLVNEQVKKINKS; from the coding sequence ATGGGAGTTACAATTTTTCTATTTAAGTGGTTAGGCTCATTATTAGATGAAAAATTTCATGTACATTTTTTAATGAATATAAGTGTTGTCTTGGGAGTTTTTATTTCCTTATATTTAGTGAATGAACAGGTAAAAAAAATAAACAAATCATAG